Proteins encoded in a region of the Pigmentiphaga litoralis genome:
- the glnL gene encoding nitrogen regulation protein NR(II), producing the protein MNSLDPTAPSGHPGPDFSAFEMLGSAVLILDEDGLIRHANAPAEDLFEVSVRQLYAMPLCDFFRDGDELYKSFQEAISQRFADKRQMLTIDRIGREPVQVTATVVALQGHPWPVLVELREVEQQLKVDREERLLEQAQANRELLRNLAHEIKNPLGGLRGAAQLLEAELADASLTEYTQVIIQEADRLQTLVDRLLVPHRAPRIVSDVNIHEVCERVRSLVLAEYPRGLRIVRDYDTSVPEFRGDKSQLIQVVLNVVRNAAEALHERISEGDAEIILRTRVARQVILAKQRFKLALELHVVDNGPGIPSELQDRIFHPLVSGREGGSGLGLTLAQTFVQQHEGLLECDTRPGMTDFRMLLPLP; encoded by the coding sequence ATGAACAGCCTCGACCCCACCGCTCCGTCGGGCCATCCCGGTCCCGATTTTTCCGCTTTCGAAATGCTGGGCAGCGCCGTGCTGATCCTCGATGAGGACGGCCTGATACGCCATGCCAACGCGCCCGCCGAAGACCTGTTCGAGGTGTCGGTGCGGCAGCTGTACGCCATGCCGCTGTGCGATTTCTTTCGCGACGGCGACGAGCTCTACAAGTCATTCCAGGAAGCGATCTCGCAGCGATTTGCCGACAAGCGGCAGATGCTGACGATCGATCGTATCGGCCGCGAACCGGTGCAGGTCACCGCCACCGTCGTCGCGCTGCAGGGCCACCCGTGGCCCGTGCTGGTCGAACTGCGCGAGGTCGAACAGCAGCTCAAGGTCGACCGTGAAGAGCGCCTGCTTGAACAGGCGCAGGCCAATCGCGAACTGCTGCGCAACCTTGCGCATGAAATCAAGAACCCGCTAGGCGGGCTGCGCGGCGCCGCGCAGTTGCTCGAAGCCGAGCTGGCCGACGCGTCCCTAACCGAATACACGCAGGTCATCATCCAGGAAGCCGACCGGCTGCAGACCCTGGTGGATCGCCTGCTGGTGCCGCATCGCGCGCCGCGCATCGTCAGCGACGTCAACATCCACGAAGTGTGCGAACGCGTGCGGTCGCTGGTGCTGGCCGAGTATCCGCGCGGCCTGCGCATCGTGCGGGACTACGACACCTCGGTGCCCGAATTTCGTGGCGACAAATCGCAGCTGATCCAGGTCGTGCTGAACGTCGTTCGCAACGCCGCCGAAGCGCTGCACGAACGCATTTCGGAAGGCGATGCCGAGATCATTTTGCGCACGCGCGTCGCCCGGCAAGTCATTCTTGCCAAGCAACGCTTCAAGCTGGCATTGGAATTGCATGTGGTGGATAACGGTCCGGGAATTCCGTCGGAATTGCAGGACCGGATCTTTCACCCGCTGGTCTCCGGACGCGAAGGAGGCAGCGGTCTTGGACTGACGTTGGCACAGACATTCGTGCAGCAGCACGAAGGCCTGCTCGAATGCGACACCCGGCCCGGCATGACCGATTTCCGGATGTTGTTGCCGTTGCCCTGA
- the ntrC gene encoding nitrogen regulation protein NR(I), with product MKPIWIVDDDRSIRWVLEKALARENLPTRSFGTAREALEALNDDVPQVLVTDIRMPGASGIELLQAVKRRFPALPVIVMTAYSDLESAVSAFQGGAFEYLPKPFDVDTASELIRRAVEESLREEASADESLVGTPEILGQAPAMQEVFRAIGRLSQSQVTVMITGESGSGKELVARALHRHSARAAGPFVAINTAAIPRDLLESELFGHERGAFTGAQSMRRGRFEQADGGTLFLDEIGDMPAELQTRLLRVLSDGSFYRVGGHSPVHANVRVIAATHQHLEERVKQGLFREDLFHRLNVIRLRLPPLRERSEDIPLLAKHFLARSARDLGVDTKRFTPAALAALARFPFPGNVRQLENVCHWLTVMAPAQTVDVQDLPPELMDQVSRDAVLADGGQLRADKSAFDHSGSSAFSPVMADRSSGPVPGAASYLPGTAPADAAAAMGLPTGDRGTAQWLNGLQVDVEQRLSRGDPDIMQALTRQFESMLITTALRATRGRRIEAALKLGIGRNTITRKIQDLGLDEGE from the coding sequence ATGAAACCAATCTGGATCGTAGATGATGACCGTTCGATCCGCTGGGTGCTCGAAAAGGCCTTGGCGCGCGAAAACCTTCCGACCCGCAGCTTTGGCACGGCCCGCGAAGCCCTCGAGGCCCTGAACGACGATGTGCCCCAGGTGCTCGTCACCGACATCCGCATGCCAGGCGCCAGCGGCATCGAACTGCTTCAGGCCGTCAAGCGGCGTTTCCCGGCGCTGCCGGTGATCGTCATGACCGCGTACTCCGACCTGGAAAGCGCCGTCTCGGCCTTCCAGGGCGGCGCCTTCGAATACCTTCCCAAACCCTTCGACGTCGACACCGCCAGCGAACTGATCCGCCGCGCGGTCGAAGAAAGCCTGCGCGAAGAAGCGTCGGCCGACGAATCGCTGGTGGGCACGCCCGAGATCCTCGGCCAGGCGCCCGCCATGCAGGAAGTCTTCCGCGCCATCGGCCGCCTGTCGCAGTCACAGGTGACCGTCATGATCACGGGCGAATCGGGCAGCGGCAAGGAACTCGTTGCCCGCGCCCTGCATCGCCACAGCGCACGCGCCGCCGGCCCCTTCGTGGCGATCAACACCGCCGCCATCCCGCGCGACCTGCTCGAATCCGAACTGTTCGGCCATGAACGCGGCGCCTTTACCGGCGCGCAAAGCATGCGCCGCGGCCGCTTCGAACAAGCCGATGGCGGCACGCTGTTCCTGGACGAAATCGGCGACATGCCGGCCGAGTTGCAGACCCGTCTGCTGCGCGTGCTGTCCGACGGCAGCTTCTACCGGGTAGGGGGCCACAGCCCCGTCCACGCCAACGTGCGTGTGATCGCCGCGACCCATCAGCACCTGGAAGAACGCGTCAAGCAGGGCCTGTTCCGCGAAGACTTGTTCCACCGTCTGAACGTGATCCGCCTGCGCCTGCCGCCCCTGCGCGAGCGGTCCGAAGACATTCCGCTTTTGGCGAAACACTTCCTGGCCCGCAGCGCACGCGACCTCGGCGTCGACACCAAACGCTTTACGCCCGCCGCGCTGGCCGCACTGGCCCGCTTCCCGTTCCCCGGCAATGTCCGGCAACTGGAAAACGTCTGCCACTGGCTTACGGTGATGGCGCCCGCGCAGACCGTGGACGTGCAGGACCTGCCGCCCGAATTGATGGACCAGGTCAGCCGCGACGCCGTGCTGGCCGACGGTGGCCAGCTGCGCGCCGACAAGTCCGCCTTCGACCACAGCGGCTCGTCGGCCTTCAGCCCCGTCATGGCCGACCGCAGCAGCGGCCCCGTGCCTGGCGCGGCCAGCTATCTGCCCGGCACCGCGCCGGCCGATGCCGCCGCCGCCATGGGCCTGCCCACCGGCGACCGCGGCACGGCCCAGTGGCTGAACGGCCTGCAGGTCGACGTGGAGCAGCGCCTGTCGCGCGGCGACCCGGACATCATGCAGGCGCTCACACGCCAGTTCGAAAGCATGCTGATCACCACCGCGCTGCGCGCCACGCGCGGCCGGCGGATCGAAGCGGCGCTCAAGCTTGGCATCGGGCGCAACACGATCACGCGCAAGATCCAGGACCTGGGGTTGGACGAAGGGGAGTAG
- the hemW gene encoding radical SAM family heme chaperone HemW, producing the protein MPISIPIRVAHQAAPKPKLAMPFAVPGQTILTSLPPLALYVHVPWCVRKCPYCDFNSHAAPDTLPEARYLEALAADLDQSLPLVWGRKVVSIFIGGGTPSMLSAETVDAMLAMIRSRLPLLPDAEITLEANPGTVEAGRFQAYAASGVNRISLGIQSFDDASLKALGRIHDGNEARAAIEIAQRFIPRVNLDLMFALPGQTADACRQDLETALSFGTTHLSVYHLTMEPNTVFAKYPPILPDDDVAFEMQDVIEERMTAAGFEHYEVSAYAKPGARCFHNQNYWEFGDYLGIGPGAHGKLSFHDRILREARVRSPDTWMAQLLAPTEGATHLAESRVVPPADLPFEFMLNALRLSDGVPTASFTERTGLGLQVISRPLAEAVRKGLLDPDPTRIKATPLGARFLNDLQELFLGDPET; encoded by the coding sequence ATGCCCATCTCGATCCCGATTCGCGTCGCCCACCAGGCCGCGCCCAAGCCGAAGCTGGCCATGCCTTTCGCGGTTCCTGGCCAGACCATCCTGACCAGCCTGCCGCCGCTGGCGCTGTACGTGCACGTGCCGTGGTGCGTACGCAAATGCCCGTATTGCGACTTCAATTCCCACGCCGCGCCTGACACGCTGCCCGAAGCGCGCTATCTGGAAGCGCTGGCCGCCGACCTGGATCAAAGCCTGCCGCTGGTGTGGGGCCGGAAGGTGGTGTCGATCTTCATCGGCGGTGGCACCCCCAGCATGCTGTCGGCCGAAACGGTCGACGCCATGCTCGCCATGATCCGCTCGCGCCTGCCCTTGCTGCCCGATGCCGAGATCACCCTGGAAGCTAACCCGGGCACGGTCGAAGCCGGGCGTTTCCAGGCCTATGCGGCCAGCGGCGTCAACCGCATCTCGCTGGGTATCCAGAGTTTTGACGATGCCAGCCTGAAGGCGCTGGGACGCATCCACGACGGCAACGAAGCCCGCGCGGCCATCGAGATCGCGCAGCGCTTCATTCCCCGCGTCAATCTGGACCTGATGTTTGCGTTGCCCGGCCAGACGGCGGACGCCTGTCGCCAGGATCTGGAGACCGCCTTGTCGTTCGGGACCACGCATCTGTCGGTCTACCACCTGACGATGGAACCGAACACGGTCTTTGCCAAATACCCGCCCATCCTGCCGGATGACGATGTGGCGTTCGAGATGCAGGACGTGATCGAAGAGCGCATGACGGCGGCGGGCTTCGAGCACTACGAGGTGTCGGCCTACGCCAAACCGGGCGCGCGTTGCTTCCACAACCAGAACTACTGGGAATTTGGCGACTACCTGGGCATCGGTCCGGGGGCGCACGGCAAGCTGTCCTTCCACGATCGCATCCTGCGTGAAGCGCGCGTGCGCAGCCCGGACACCTGGATGGCGCAGCTGCTTGCGCCGACAGAGGGCGCGACGCACCTTGCCGAGTCACGCGTGGTGCCGCCGGCCGACCTGCCGTTCGAATTCATGCTGAACGCATTGCGGCTGTCGGACGGCGTGCCGACCGCCAGCTTTACCGAGCGGACCGGGCTCGGCCTGCAGGTGATCAGCCGTCCCCTCGCAGAGGCCGTGCGCAAGGGACTGCTCGATCCCGACCCGACACGTATCAAGGCCACGCCGCTCGGCGCCCGTTTCCTGAATGACTTGCAGGAACTGTTTCTGGGCGATCCGGAAACCTGA
- a CDS encoding superoxide dismutase, translating into MPYTLPALPYAYDALEPHIDAQTMEIHHTKHHQTYINNVNAALENNPLGDQPVEQLVKSIDSLPENLKGVVRNNGGGHANHSLFWTVMSPSGGGAPTGSVAAAIDSDLGGYDAFKDAFTKAALTRFGSGWAWLSVTPAGKLVVESTGNQDSPLMTGNTPILGLDVWEHAYYLKYQNRRPEYISAFYNVVDWQEVSRRFDAAKG; encoded by the coding sequence ATGCCCTATACCCTGCCAGCACTGCCGTACGCTTACGACGCCCTGGAGCCGCATATCGACGCCCAGACGATGGAAATCCATCACACCAAACACCACCAGACCTACATCAACAACGTCAACGCGGCGCTGGAAAACAATCCGCTGGGTGACCAGCCGGTCGAACAACTGGTCAAGTCGATCGACTCGCTGCCCGAGAACCTGAAGGGCGTCGTCCGCAACAACGGCGGCGGCCATGCCAACCACAGCCTGTTCTGGACGGTGATGTCGCCATCGGGTGGCGGTGCACCGACCGGCAGCGTGGCCGCGGCCATCGATTCGGACCTGGGCGGCTATGACGCCTTCAAGGATGCCTTCACCAAGGCCGCCTTGACGCGTTTCGGCAGCGGCTGGGCCTGGCTCAGCGTGACCCCTGCCGGCAAGCTGGTGGTGGAAAGCACCGGCAACCAGGACAGCCCGCTCATGACCGGCAACACGCCTATCCTGGGCCTCGACGTGTGGGAACACGCCTACTACCTGAAGTACCAGAACCGCCGTCCGGAATACATTTCGGCGTTCTACAACGTGGTGGATTGGCAGGAAGTGTCCCGCCGCTTCGACGCCGCCAAGGGCTGA
- the rdgB gene encoding RdgB/HAM1 family non-canonical purine NTP pyrophosphatase, protein MTKLVLASNNAGKLREFSRLLSQKGFDVVNQGSLGVPEAEEPHVTFIENALAKARHASRITGLPALADDSGVCVVALGGAPGVYSARFAAMANGGEKSDAANNALLVDRLKDATDRRAYYYAALVLVRSADDPQPLIGEGLWWGEIVAEPRGEGGFGYDAHFLLPKLGKTAAELTSEEKNRVSHRAQALAVLMDKLDAF, encoded by the coding sequence ATGACAAAACTGGTTCTCGCCTCCAACAACGCCGGCAAGCTCCGTGAATTTTCCCGGCTGCTGTCGCAGAAGGGCTTTGACGTGGTCAACCAGGGCAGCCTGGGCGTGCCCGAGGCCGAAGAGCCGCACGTGACCTTCATCGAAAACGCGCTGGCCAAGGCGCGGCACGCCAGCCGCATTACCGGCCTGCCGGCGTTGGCCGATGACTCGGGCGTCTGTGTGGTCGCGCTGGGTGGCGCGCCCGGCGTGTATTCGGCGCGCTTCGCCGCCATGGCCAATGGCGGCGAAAAGTCCGACGCTGCCAACAACGCACTGCTCGTCGACCGCCTGAAAGACGCGACCGACCGCCGTGCCTACTACTACGCCGCGCTGGTCCTGGTGCGCAGCGCCGACGATCCGCAACCGCTGATCGGCGAAGGCCTGTGGTGGGGCGAAATCGTGGCTGAACCACGTGGGGAAGGGGGCTTTGGCTACGACGCGCACTTCCTGCTGCCCAAGCTCGGCAAGACCGCCGCCGAACTGACGTCCGAAGAAAAGAACCGCGTCAGCCACCGCGCACAGGCCCTGGCGGTGCTGATGGACAAGCTCGACGCCTTCTGA
- a CDS encoding TonB-dependent receptor codes for MPHSHLSRSASSRGAVPVLRPIVRHLAGIGFVMIAGSALAQTTTPSTTAQPAALGEVSVVGTSGTGLQPPAPGGQVARGGSLGLLGSDDVMNQPFSTINFTSQALEDAQARTLADIVINDPSVRLTTGTGGFDDTFTIRGLAVGAGDVAINGLYGLTASRVPAQLVERVEVLKGPATLINGIAPGGSVGGSINAVTKRAGDVPLTRLTTTFTSKSNLAVGADIGRRFGIDNAWGIRFNGLVRGGEGTVNGGDQKTQFGALGLDYQGSRLKWSLDAYVQRDDTDNFRPQISLSSITAIPSPPDARANWYPGTALVQRENVIATRLDYDVTDALSVYGGIGYRDGMADQVFPQSTTAVNSAGDFRVRNNFYDSISKTVSANAGVRWRVNTGPVKHTINAGFSQLVQKSGNAFTVGTNESLALAGFPSNIYNPSPLVPVTATRLDPLMSSETTLHSLAVSDTMSFANDRLLVTLGLRDQTARTDSIPTGTNPYKASAVSPLAGIVFKPIQNVSVYGNYTAGLTRGQIVGAQYVNRGEVLPPYKSKQLEAGVKADFGRLTTSASLYQITRPLSQATGPVGNQVFGYSGETRYRGLELSAYGEIQRGLRGIAGIAFTEPEVTSSTTASNVGNTVQGVPAVTASAGLDWDTPWVQGLALNGRAVYTSGSNLNVTNTQRFDSWTRFDIGARYRTIISGKSVVFRANIENLFDKNYWLTTGTYVAVGSPRTFVLSASIDF; via the coding sequence ATGCCTCACTCGCACCTTTCCCGCTCCGCGTCGTCGCGCGGCGCTGTCCCTGTCCTGCGTCCGATCGTTCGCCATCTGGCGGGTATCGGCTTCGTGATGATTGCCGGCAGTGCGCTGGCGCAGACGACGACTCCTTCTACGACGGCTCAGCCGGCGGCGTTGGGTGAAGTCAGTGTTGTCGGCACATCGGGCACTGGCCTTCAGCCGCCGGCACCCGGTGGACAGGTGGCACGTGGCGGCAGCCTGGGATTGCTGGGATCGGACGATGTGATGAACCAGCCGTTCAGCACGATCAACTTCACGTCGCAAGCCCTGGAAGATGCGCAGGCTCGGACGCTGGCGGACATCGTGATCAACGATCCGTCGGTGCGTCTGACCACGGGTACGGGTGGCTTCGATGACACGTTCACGATTCGCGGTCTGGCGGTTGGCGCAGGCGACGTCGCGATCAACGGTTTGTACGGTTTGACCGCCAGCCGGGTGCCGGCACAGCTGGTGGAACGCGTCGAAGTCCTGAAAGGACCTGCCACCCTGATCAACGGTATCGCGCCGGGCGGCAGCGTCGGCGGCAGCATCAACGCAGTGACGAAGCGGGCTGGCGACGTGCCACTGACGCGACTGACCACCACGTTCACCAGCAAGTCCAACCTGGCGGTGGGCGCCGACATTGGCCGCCGCTTTGGTATCGATAACGCCTGGGGCATTCGATTTAACGGCTTGGTGCGGGGCGGTGAGGGCACGGTCAACGGCGGCGATCAGAAGACGCAATTCGGTGCGCTCGGACTGGACTACCAGGGTTCGCGCCTGAAGTGGTCGTTGGACGCTTATGTGCAGCGCGACGATACCGACAACTTTCGCCCACAGATCAGTTTGAGCTCCATCACGGCAATTCCATCGCCACCGGACGCTCGCGCCAACTGGTATCCCGGTACGGCTCTGGTGCAGCGCGAAAACGTCATCGCTACGCGCCTGGATTATGACGTGACGGATGCGTTGTCGGTTTATGGCGGTATTGGTTATCGCGACGGTATGGCCGACCAGGTTTTTCCGCAGTCGACCACGGCTGTGAACAGTGCTGGTGACTTCCGCGTGCGCAACAACTTCTACGATTCGATTTCAAAGACTGTCAGCGCGAACGCCGGCGTACGGTGGCGCGTCAATACCGGCCCCGTCAAGCACACGATCAACGCCGGCTTCTCGCAGCTGGTGCAGAAGAGTGGCAACGCGTTTACGGTGGGCACCAACGAATCGCTGGCGCTTGCCGGGTTCCCATCGAATATCTACAACCCGAGCCCGCTCGTGCCCGTGACGGCAACACGGCTGGATCCGCTCATGTCGTCTGAAACGACGCTGCACAGTCTGGCTGTGAGCGACACGATGTCGTTTGCGAATGATCGCCTGTTGGTCACGCTGGGTCTGCGTGACCAGACCGCAAGAACAGACAGCATCCCGACTGGCACGAACCCCTACAAGGCAAGCGCCGTGTCACCCCTGGCCGGGATCGTGTTCAAGCCCATCCAGAACGTCTCGGTCTACGGCAATTACACCGCAGGGCTGACCCGCGGCCAGATCGTTGGCGCTCAATACGTGAACCGTGGCGAAGTCCTGCCACCGTACAAGTCCAAGCAACTGGAAGCCGGTGTCAAGGCTGATTTCGGCCGCCTCACCACGAGTGCTTCGCTGTATCAGATCACTCGTCCTCTGTCCCAGGCAACCGGACCCGTGGGCAACCAGGTCTTCGGCTATTCCGGAGAGACGCGTTACCGTGGCCTCGAGTTGTCAGCTTACGGTGAGATCCAGCGCGGTCTTCGGGGGATCGCCGGTATCGCGTTTACCGAACCGGAAGTCACCAGCTCGACCACCGCTTCCAACGTCGGCAACACTGTTCAAGGCGTTCCCGCAGTCACCGCCAGCGCCGGTCTCGATTGGGACACCCCTTGGGTCCAAGGCCTGGCACTCAACGGCCGCGCCGTCTACACCAGCGGCTCGAACCTGAACGTGACGAATACGCAGCGCTTCGACAGCTGGACCCGCTTCGACATCGGCGCACGCTATCGCACCATCATCTCGGGCAAGTCCGTCGTGTTCCGCGCCAACATCGAAAACCTGTTCGACAAGAACTACTGGCTGACGACGGGCACCTATGTGGCCGTGGGCTCGCCGCGTACCTTCGTGCTGTCGGCATCGATCGACTTCTGA
- a CDS encoding ZIP family metal transporter, which translates to MRKRIGAAIALAGLVILLHRAWTTTAMQDPRVMNALLGGLMAAGATALGALPVLFSQRMSDRVQDSLFGFGAGVMLAASAFSLVVPGIAAAKDQGAGPWEAGLIVGGAILLGALMLLLMERWLPHEHFIKGVEGRQGDATPQAIKRTWMFVFAIALHNIPEGLAIGVAFASTDPLRAAALSTGISIQDVPEGLVVAIALASIGYRRVTAVVLAILSGLVEPIAAVLGASLLSYSAALLPWGLGLAAGAMLFVISHEIIPESHRKGHEVYATVGLMMGFVIMMLLDTALG; encoded by the coding sequence ATGCGCAAGCGCATCGGGGCGGCCATCGCCCTTGCGGGCCTGGTCATCCTCCTGCACCGCGCGTGGACCACCACCGCGATGCAGGACCCCAGGGTCATGAACGCCCTGCTCGGCGGCCTGATGGCGGCCGGGGCCACCGCGCTGGGCGCGCTGCCGGTCCTGTTCTCGCAACGCATGTCGGACCGCGTGCAGGACAGCCTGTTCGGTTTTGGCGCGGGCGTCATGCTCGCGGCCAGTGCCTTTTCATTGGTGGTGCCGGGGATCGCGGCCGCAAAGGACCAGGGCGCCGGCCCCTGGGAAGCGGGCCTGATCGTCGGCGGCGCCATCCTGCTTGGCGCGCTGATGCTGTTGCTGATGGAGCGATGGCTGCCGCACGAACATTTCATCAAGGGCGTGGAGGGCCGCCAGGGCGACGCCACCCCGCAGGCCATCAAGCGGACATGGATGTTCGTGTTCGCGATCGCCTTGCACAACATTCCGGAAGGCCTCGCCATTGGCGTGGCCTTTGCCAGTACCGACCCGCTGCGCGCGGCTGCGCTGTCCACCGGCATTTCGATTCAGGATGTGCCGGAAGGGCTGGTGGTCGCGATCGCGCTCGCGTCGATTGGCTACCGCCGCGTGACGGCGGTCGTGCTGGCCATTCTGTCAGGTCTGGTCGAACCCATTGCCGCCGTGCTGGGCGCGTCGCTGCTCAGTTATTCCGCGGCGCTGCTGCCCTGGGGCCTGGGCCTTGCCGCGGGCGCCATGCTGTTCGTGATCAGCCATGAAATCATCCCCGAATCGCACCGCAAGGGGCATGAGGTCTATGCCACGGTGGGACTGATGATGGGGTTCGTGATCATGATGTTGCTGGACACGGCGCTGGGGTGA
- the xth gene encoding exodeoxyribonuclease III, whose protein sequence is MRIATWNVNSLTVRLPQVLAWLQDNPMEALCLQELKQADEKVPVDAFREAGYHVAFIGQKTYNGVAIISKAEPRDIQRNIPGFDDDQQRVIAVTLDSPQGDVRIICAYCPNGQAVGSDKYEYKLNWYRAFTAFVRGEMAKYPRLAVLGDYNIAPDDRDVHDPAKWEGSVLVSEPERSAFRMLLGLGLSDAFRLFEQEPKMFSWWDYRMMGFRRNAGLRIDHILLSDPLKAVCSACIIDKVPRRNEQPSDHTPVVATLDL, encoded by the coding sequence ATGCGCATTGCCACCTGGAACGTCAACTCCCTTACCGTACGGCTGCCGCAGGTCCTTGCCTGGCTGCAGGACAATCCGATGGAAGCGCTGTGCCTGCAAGAGCTGAAACAGGCGGACGAAAAGGTGCCGGTCGACGCGTTCCGCGAAGCGGGGTATCACGTCGCTTTCATTGGCCAGAAAACCTACAACGGCGTCGCCATCATCTCGAAGGCCGAGCCGCGCGACATCCAGCGCAACATCCCGGGCTTCGACGACGATCAGCAACGGGTGATCGCCGTCACGCTGGATTCGCCCCAGGGCGATGTGCGCATCATCTGTGCGTACTGCCCCAACGGCCAGGCGGTGGGCAGCGACAAGTACGAGTACAAGCTGAATTGGTACCGCGCCTTTACGGCCTTTGTGCGCGGCGAGATGGCCAAGTACCCACGCCTGGCCGTCCTGGGCGACTACAACATCGCACCCGATGACCGCGACGTGCACGACCCGGCCAAGTGGGAAGGCAGCGTGCTGGTGTCCGAGCCGGAACGCAGCGCGTTTCGCATGCTGCTGGGCCTGGGACTGTCGGACGCGTTCCGCCTGTTCGAGCAGGAACCGAAGATGTTCAGCTGGTGGGACTACCGGATGATGGGCTTTCGGCGCAACGCGGGTCTGCGCATTGATCACATCCTGCTGAGCGACCCGCTCAAGGCGGTGTGCAGCGCCTGCATCATCGACAAGGTGCCGCGCCGCAACGAACAGCCGTCGGACCACACGCCGGTGGTGGCAACGCTGGATCTGTAA
- the glnA gene encoding type I glutamate--ammonia ligase, translating into MATPKDVLKLIADNEVKFVDYRFTDTRGKEQHVSVPAHQVDEDKFESGHAFDGSSIAGWKGIEASDMLLIPEPGTARLDPFREETTLILTCDVIEPSDMKGYDRDPRSIAKRAEAYLKSSGVGDTAFFGPEPEFFVFDGVTWNVDMSGCFVKVKSEEASWSTGIDYEGGNMGHRPAVKGGYFPVPPVDSFQDLRSEMCLLLEQQGVPVEVHHHEVAGPGQLEIGTKFSTLVQRADWNQIMKYTIWNVAAAYGKTATFMPKPIVGDNGSGMHVHQSIWKDGQNLFAGNGYAGLSEFALYYIGGIIKHARALNAITNPGTNSYKRLVPHYEAPVKLAYSARNRSASIRIPYVANPKGRRIETRFPDPLANPYLAFSALMMAGLDGVMNKIHPGDPADKNLYDLPPEEDAKIPTVCSSLEQALEALDNDNEFLTRGGVFSKEMIDAYIALKMEDVTRMRTTTHPIEFDMYYAS; encoded by the coding sequence ATGGCAACGCCCAAAGACGTCCTCAAACTGATCGCGGATAACGAGGTCAAGTTCGTTGATTACCGCTTCACCGACACCCGCGGCAAAGAGCAGCACGTTTCGGTGCCGGCCCACCAGGTGGACGAAGACAAGTTCGAGTCTGGGCACGCCTTTGACGGATCGTCGATCGCTGGTTGGAAGGGCATCGAAGCCTCCGACATGCTGCTGATCCCCGAACCCGGCACCGCCCGCCTGGACCCGTTCCGCGAAGAAACCACCCTGATCCTGACCTGCGACGTGATCGAACCGTCGGACATGAAGGGTTATGACCGCGATCCGCGCTCGATCGCCAAGCGCGCTGAAGCCTATCTGAAGTCCTCCGGTGTGGGCGACACCGCCTTCTTCGGTCCGGAACCTGAATTCTTCGTGTTCGACGGCGTGACCTGGAATGTCGACATGTCCGGTTGCTTCGTCAAGGTCAAGTCGGAAGAGGCCTCGTGGTCCACCGGCATCGACTACGAAGGCGGCAACATGGGCCATCGCCCGGCCGTCAAGGGTGGCTACTTCCCCGTGCCGCCGGTCGACTCGTTCCAGGACCTGCGTTCGGAAATGTGCCTGCTGCTCGAACAGCAAGGCGTGCCAGTCGAAGTGCATCACCACGAAGTGGCCGGCCCAGGCCAGCTGGAAATCGGTACCAAGTTCAGCACGCTGGTTCAGCGCGCCGACTGGAACCAGATCATGAAGTACACGATCTGGAACGTCGCTGCCGCCTACGGCAAGACCGCCACGTTCATGCCTAAGCCTATCGTTGGCGACAACGGTTCGGGCATGCACGTGCACCAGTCGATCTGGAAGGATGGCCAGAACCTGTTCGCAGGCAATGGCTACGCCGGCCTGTCGGAATTCGCCCTGTACTACATCGGCGGCATCATCAAGCACGCTCGCGCGCTGAACGCCATCACGAACCCAGGCACGAACTCGTACAAGCGTCTGGTCCCGCACTACGAAGCACCGGTCAAGCTGGCCTACTCGGCACGCAACCGCTCGGCCTCGATCCGCATTCCTTACGTCGCGAACCCGAAGGGCCGCCGTATCGAAACGCGCTTCCCGGATCCTCTGGCGAACCCGTACCTGGCATTCTCGGCCCTGATGATGGCCGGCCTGGACGGCGTGATGAACAAGATCCACCCTGGCGATCCGGCCGACAAGAACCTGTACGACCTGCCGCCGGAAGAAGACGCGAAGATCCCGACCGTCTGCTCGTCGCTGGAACAAGCACTGGAAGCCCTGGACAACGACAACGAGTTCCTGACTCGTGGCGGCGTGTTCAGCAAGGAAATGATCGACGCGTACATCGCGCTCAAGATGGAAGACGTCACGCGCATGCGCACGACGACGCATCCCATCGAGTTCGACATGTACTACGCCTCGTAA